The Falco rusticolus isolate bFalRus1 chromosome 5, bFalRus1.pri, whole genome shotgun sequence genome has a segment encoding these proteins:
- the PVALB gene encoding parvalbumin alpha has translation MAMTDVLSAEDIKKAVGAFSAAESFNYKKFFEMVGLKKKSPEDVKKVFHILDKDRSGFIEEEELKFVLKGFTPDGRDLSDKETKALLAAGDKDGDGKIGADEFATMVAES, from the exons ATGGCTATGACTGACGTGCTCAGCGCTGAGGATATCAAGAAGGCTGTGGGAGCCTTTTCAG CGGCAGAATCTTTTAACTACAAGAAGTTTTTCGAGATGGTAGGGTTGAAGAAGAAAAGCCCGGAAGATGTGAAGAAGGTTTTCCATATTCTTGATAAAGATCGAAGTGGCTTCATCGAAGAGGAAGAATTAAA GTTTGTACTGAAGGGCTTTACCCCTGATGGAAGAGACCTCTCAGACAAGGAAACAAAGGCTCTTCTGGCTGCTGGTGATAAGGACGGTGATGGTAAAATTGGAGCTGATG aaTTTGCAACTATGGTGGCTGAATCATAA